DNA from Synechococcus elongatus PCC 6301:
CTGGCTAGCCGGTGAGGTGGTGGAAGAAAGTGAACCACAGGAACCGGCTGATAGCCACTGGTGCGATGTCGATGCGATCCGCCGCAACTACGTGACGGTAACGCCGCTGCAGTACGACCTGACGCACTACAACAGCCTCAGTCAGCTCGATCACCTCAGCCGCTAGGGGCGATTGCCCCCTCAGGGCTAGGATCGCAAGCGGTGATAGTAGCGCAAGCAACAGGGAGAGCGATCGCGTGTTCGATGCCTTAGTGATCGGGTCGGGGCCAGCCGGACTGGCGATCGCGGCAGAGCTGGCACAGCGCGGCTTGAAAGTCCAAGGACTATCCCCCGTCGACCCATTCCATCCTTGGGAAAATACCTACGGCATCTGGGGACCCGAGCTGGATAGTCTTGGCCTCGAGCATCTCTTTGGGCATCGCTGGTCGAACTGCGTTAGCTACTTCGGTGAGGCGCCGGTTCAGCACCAATACAACTACGGGCTGTTTGATCGCGCCCAACTACAACAGCACTGGTTGCGGCAATGTGAGCAAGGCGGCCTGCAATGGCAACTCGGCAAAGCAGCTGCGATCGCCCATGACTCCCACCATTCCTGCGTTACGACAGCAGCAGGGCAGGAGTTACAGGCGCGGCTGGTTGTCGATACGACTGGGCACCAAGCGGCTTTTATCCAGCGACCTCATTCAGACGCGATCGCCTACCAAGCGGCCTACGGCATCATTGGCCAGTTTTCGCAGCCGCCGATCGAGCCCCATCAGTTTGTGCTGATGGACTACCGCAGCGACCATCTCTCACCTGAAGAACGCCAACTGCCACCGACCTTTCTCTACGCGATGGATCTCGGGAACGACGTCTACTTTGTAGAGGAAACATCGCTGGCGGCTTGCCCGGCTATTCCCTACGATCGCCTCAAACAACGGCTCTATCAACGCTTAGCCACTCGCGGTGTGACGGTGCAAGTGATTCAGCACGAGGAATATTGCCTGTTTCCGTTGAATTTGCCGCTGCCCGATCTCACTCAGTCAGTGGTTGGCTTTGGGGGGGCGGCCAGTATGGTGCATCCCGCTTCGGGCTACATGGTCGGGGCGCTACTGCGGCGCGCTCCTGATCTGGCGAATGCGATCGCGGCTGGACTGAATGCCAGTTCCAGTCTGACCACGGCAGAACTTGCTACCCAAGCCTGGCGAGGACTCTGGCCAACCGAAAAAATTCGCAAGCACTACATCTACCAATTCGGCCTCGAAAAGCTGATGCGCTTTTCCGAAGCCCAGCTCAATCATCACTTCCAGACCTTCTTTGGCCTGCCGAAGGAGCAGTGGTACGGCTTTTTGACCAATACGCTGTCGCTACCGGAGCTGATTCAAGCGATGCTCAGATTATTTGCCCAAGCGCCGAATGATGTGCGCTGGGGTCTGATGGAACAACAAGGTCGCGAATTACAACTCTTTTGGCAAGCGATCGCGGCCCGCTAGCTGCTAAAAACTAGCCGCCCTTGCCAATATCCCGTAAAGTTTTTGAAGCGCTGCTGCACTTGTTACAGAACCCTAGCGAGCACTTGTCCTGGTTCCACTTGAGGATCGATTCCCCCGAGTAATGGCTTCCGAGAACTACCTCAACCATCCCACCTTCGGATTGCTCTACCAAATCTGCAGCTTTGGGGACAGCAAAGAACTCTTCGCCACTCTTTATGCTCAGCGCCTCTTTTTTCTCGTAGCCTTTGATGCTCGGGGAACCCGCTTTGAGCCAATCGGTCGTAATGAAGCGCGGATGTTGGTCGACAACCGTCTGCGCCAGCTGCGCCGAGATGCCAGTCTGCAGGAATACAACCAGCTGCAGCAAGTCTTCAAACAAACCTTTCTGTAGCCAGCTAGGGAGTCAGAGGCAGGCATGGCCCAAATTGCCGAGCGGTTGGCCAGTCTCCGATCGCAACTGCCTCCCAGCGTTCAGCTGATTGCTGTCAGCAAGAACCATCCCGCTGCTGCCATCCGAGAAGCCTATGCAGCAGGTCAGCGGCACTTTGGCGAAAATCGGGTCCAAGAAGCGATCGCTAAGCAAGCGGAACTGACGGATCTGCCCGATTTGACTTGGCATCTGCTGGGAAAACTGCAGAGCAATAAAGCCCGGAAAGCTGTCGAGCATTTCGACTGGATTCATTCAGTTGATAGCTGGGCCTTGGCTGAACGACTCGATCGCATTGCGGGAGAGTTGGGGCGATCGCCCAAGCTTTGCCTCCAGGTGAAGCTCCTGCCTGACCCCAACAAAGCGGGCTGGGACCCTGCTGATTTGCGGGCTGAGTTACCGCAGCTCAGTCAACTCCAACAGGTACAAATCCGCGGCTTGATGGTGATTGCGCCCCTCGGACTCACCGCCGCTGAGACTCAGGCTCTGTTTGCGCAGGCTCGCACCTTCGCCGCCGAGTTGCAGCAGCAGGCTCCGCAGCTACGGCTCACGGAACTCTCGATGGGCATGTCGAGTGACTGGCCTTTGGCTGTGGCGGAAGGGGCAACTTGGATTCGAGTCGGAACCCAGTTATTTGGGCCGCGATCGCTGTAATCTTGGCCATAGTTAACAAACCTTTACGT
Protein-coding regions in this window:
- the pipX gene encoding transcriptional coactivator PipX, producing the protein MASENYLNHPTFGLLYQICSFGDSKELFATLYAQRLFFLVAFDARGTRFEPIGRNEARMLVDNRLRQLRRDASLQEYNQLQQVFKQTFL
- the crtL gene encoding lycopene beta cyclase codes for the protein MFDALVIGSGPAGLAIAAELAQRGLKVQGLSPVDPFHPWENTYGIWGPELDSLGLEHLFGHRWSNCVSYFGEAPVQHQYNYGLFDRAQLQQHWLRQCEQGGLQWQLGKAAAIAHDSHHSCVTTAAGQELQARLVVDTTGHQAAFIQRPHSDAIAYQAAYGIIGQFSQPPIEPHQFVLMDYRSDHLSPEERQLPPTFLYAMDLGNDVYFVEETSLAACPAIPYDRLKQRLYQRLATRGVTVQVIQHEEYCLFPLNLPLPDLTQSVVGFGGAASMVHPASGYMVGALLRRAPDLANAIAAGLNASSSLTTAELATQAWRGLWPTEKIRKHYIYQFGLEKLMRFSEAQLNHHFQTFFGLPKEQWYGFLTNTLSLPELIQAMLRLFAQAPNDVRWGLMEQQGRELQLFWQAIAAR
- a CDS encoding YggS family pyridoxal phosphate-dependent enzyme, translating into MAQIAERLASLRSQLPPSVQLIAVSKNHPAAAIREAYAAGQRHFGENRVQEAIAKQAELTDLPDLTWHLLGKLQSNKARKAVEHFDWIHSVDSWALAERLDRIAGELGRSPKLCLQVKLLPDPNKAGWDPADLRAELPQLSQLQQVQIRGLMVIAPLGLTAAETQALFAQARTFAAELQQQAPQLRLTELSMGMSSDWPLAVAEGATWIRVGTQLFGPRSL